A window from Sinanaerobacter sp. ZZT-01 encodes these proteins:
- a CDS encoding pyridoxamine 5'-phosphate oxidase family protein, whose amino-acid sequence MFREMRRKEKQLATEETIQMLERTLYGTLALLGDGGYPYSLPISFAYKDNKIYFHGAMQGHKIDAIKKEPKVSLSVVEKNEVLPEKFDTLYRSAIVFGKARVLSEPQEKREGLLALIEKYSSEYMQSGQAYIEKALAAVSVMEIEIEHMTGKEGK is encoded by the coding sequence ATGTTTCGAGAAATGAGAAGAAAAGAAAAACAATTGGCGACAGAAGAAACAATTCAGATGCTTGAAAGAACGCTTTACGGCACGCTGGCTCTTTTAGGGGATGGTGGTTATCCTTATTCACTGCCGATCAGTTTTGCTTACAAGGATAATAAAATATATTTTCACGGTGCAATGCAGGGACATAAAATTGATGCAATTAAAAAAGAGCCGAAGGTATCCCTGAGTGTGGTTGAAAAGAATGAAGTTTTACCGGAAAAGTTCGATACCTTGTATCGAAGTGCGATTGTATTCGGGAAAGCACGTGTGCTTTCAGAGCCGCAGGAGAAAAGGGAAGGTCTTTTAGCATTGATTGAAAAATACTCCTCTGAATATATGCAAAGCGGACAGGCATATATTGAAAAGGCACTTGCAGCTGTAAGCGTAATGGAGATTGAAATTGAGCATATGACAGGAAAAGAGGGAAAGTAA
- a CDS encoding PH domain-containing protein, translating to MMLIEKEEQKKIDDTLVSESKRSMPFQTERNHSCKILYMFLKKMMEGLVLFIIIIKNHDGFGGNLFFYVLFLILLSMLLFSVLDWRRQVFYFYKEAIYFKSGLLNVKIREIPFQRVTTVDLTEGILDKIFGTVKVKVDTGSLSKNESELSLLLDKRRALEVRSLILNRPDHIKTDSKTFGKGYNVSFTQLMLYACTSNAVTKGIGIIFVAYTFLDDYIFNIFDIKLLDYEITAKYLWEKVIWVVAGVILISTLLSIMKSLIQYYNFRIDVEGDKLNICYGLLNQKHYSFSRDKIKGVHGRQNALMQLFHLKTLEIESIGYGDEKGESAILFPICNAKLEEEIMDELLPEFVYKGKIQVLPKRALLRFIWKKVLFLGILVAILMHYVSFGIAGVILLPFACWLGYMQFRNAAVGMDQELLTMSYNGMYKVKTVVKRTAVQSFEKSHSYFQKRAGLASFKVNIFSNQKYQSLKVKNLESHVVDNYLKKAR from the coding sequence ATGATGTTGATTGAGAAAGAAGAACAAAAAAAGATTGACGATACTTTAGTGTCTGAAAGTAAGAGAAGTATGCCCTTTCAGACGGAGAGAAATCATAGTTGTAAAATATTATATATGTTTTTAAAAAAAATGATGGAAGGTCTTGTACTATTTATCATCATTATAAAAAACCATGATGGTTTTGGCGGCAACCTTTTCTTTTATGTATTGTTTCTAATCCTACTGAGCATGCTGCTATTCAGTGTATTGGACTGGCGCAGGCAGGTATTTTATTTTTACAAAGAGGCGATCTATTTTAAAAGCGGACTGCTGAATGTAAAAATCAGAGAAATCCCATTTCAACGAGTGACAACAGTGGATCTGACAGAGGGTATTCTGGACAAAATATTTGGGACGGTTAAAGTAAAAGTAGATACGGGGAGCCTTTCAAAAAATGAAAGCGAGCTGTCTTTGCTGTTAGATAAAAGGAGAGCACTCGAAGTCCGCAGTTTGATTTTAAATCGCCCGGACCATATCAAAACAGATTCTAAGACTTTTGGTAAAGGCTACAATGTCAGTTTTACTCAATTGATGCTTTATGCGTGTACTTCCAATGCGGTCACAAAAGGAATTGGTATTATTTTTGTCGCCTATACATTTTTAGATGATTATATTTTCAATATTTTTGATATTAAACTCTTAGATTACGAAATAACGGCAAAATATCTATGGGAAAAAGTAATATGGGTTGTGGCGGGTGTTATTTTAATCAGCACTCTTTTATCAATCATGAAAAGTCTGATTCAATACTATAATTTTAGAATCGATGTGGAGGGAGATAAGCTGAATATCTGTTACGGATTATTGAATCAAAAACATTATTCGTTTTCACGGGATAAAATAAAAGGAGTGCATGGGCGGCAGAATGCACTTATGCAGCTGTTTCATCTAAAAACATTAGAAATCGAAAGCATTGGATATGGGGATGAAAAAGGAGAGTCTGCTATTTTATTTCCAATCTGTAATGCAAAATTAGAGGAAGAGATCATGGATGAATTGCTGCCCGAATTTGTTTATAAAGGGAAAATACAGGTGCTTCCGAAACGTGCACTGTTGCGTTTTATTTGGAAAAAGGTTCTTTTTTTAGGTATTTTAGTAGCAATTCTAATGCACTATGTTTCGTTTGGAATTGCTGGTGTGATCCTCTTGCCTTTTGCATGTTGGTTAGGCTATATGCAATTTCGAAATGCCGCAGTTGGTATGGATCAAGAGCTTCTTACTATGTCATACAATGGAATGTATAAGGTCAAAACAGTAGTAAAGAGAACAGCAGTGCAGTCATTTGAGAAATCACATTCTTATTTTCAAAAGAGGGCAGGTCTTGCCAGCTTCAAAGTCAATATATTCAGCAATCAAAAATACCAGAGCCTTAAAGTGAAAAATTTAGAAAGCCATGTAGTGGATAATTATTTGAAAAAAGCAAGGTAA
- a CDS encoding PH domain-containing protein, which yields MEYSRIHKNAVKAWMIGRIIFLTIFFAIYYPVVYKLLMPRFGDMLTVKIGFNGLTFLFILFFLVNTFIMPMIQYKEWRYSIQQDRIELLNGVLIRSKVVIPISRIQYIEIERGPIYQIFHLASLDINTASDSHEIPALTLEEANEISQKLKTMIEMSDDVD from the coding sequence ATGGAATATAGTCGTATACATAAAAATGCAGTAAAAGCCTGGATGATAGGAAGAATCATTTTTTTGACAATATTTTTTGCAATCTATTATCCGGTTGTATATAAACTGCTCATGCCTAGATTTGGTGACATGCTGACAGTAAAAATTGGATTCAATGGATTGACCTTTTTATTTATCCTTTTCTTTTTAGTCAATACCTTCATAATGCCGATGATTCAATATAAAGAGTGGAGATACAGCATTCAACAAGACCGCATTGAATTGCTGAATGGAGTATTGATCCGCAGCAAGGTGGTAATTCCTATTTCCAGAATACAGTATATTGAGATTGAACGTGGACCGATTTATCAGATTTTTCATTTGGCATCACTCGATATTAATACAGCAAGTGATTCGCATGAAATACCAGCGTTGACTCTTGAAGAAGCAAATGAAATATCTCAGAAATTAAAAACTATGATAGAAATGAGTGATGATGTTGATTGA
- a CDS encoding WG repeat-containing protein — protein sequence MGIAELSESESALTKSKKGIMIAIVAIAILLIGIKAYEFYQQKQLLEKTISNLNWEIPLEKDFEFIDWRQMKLNKEFEKYGLKVFSVVVEDKEEYGIFDKLFGVMRKDGEIIIPAIYETLTPDWDMKYILGKNWSTDQAHYYSLDGGNYIAKTFKSASPFENGYAVVEDEAGYYIIEPSGEIKLKFDCDFLSIFDSERGLYQFQAQSNKNSIGGRWGLVDINGTILLDPKYDVIEKADEDKLLVIYKTESVFQESKYLDYDFKPLFEESFEHAEPFSDGLAPAKRENDTWGLMNTNGEIVQRISCSDFYSYSEELSIVGRGKRLCGIDKNGDAVFEVPYEESNSITGLRRGFQDGLLLFRGKNGKYGYIDRNGDVVIPPVFDDADPFEDGKTFVEVNGQGGVITRDGI from the coding sequence ATGGGGATAGCAGAACTTTCAGAAAGCGAATCAGCACTTACAAAGAGTAAAAAGGGAATTATGATTGCAATTGTAGCAATTGCAATACTTTTAATCGGGATAAAAGCATACGAGTTTTACCAGCAAAAACAATTACTTGAGAAGACGATTTCTAATCTTAATTGGGAAATTCCCCTTGAAAAAGATTTTGAATTTATAGATTGGCGCCAGATGAAACTGAATAAAGAATTTGAGAAGTATGGATTAAAAGTTTTTTCTGTGGTTGTAGAGGACAAAGAGGAATACGGGATTTTTGATAAGCTGTTTGGTGTCATGCGCAAAGACGGAGAAATTATCATTCCGGCTATATACGAGACGCTTACTCCGGATTGGGATATGAAATATATACTGGGAAAAAATTGGAGTACAGATCAGGCGCATTATTATAGTTTAGATGGAGGTAATTACATCGCTAAGACTTTTAAAAGTGCATCTCCGTTTGAAAATGGTTATGCTGTTGTAGAAGATGAAGCCGGATATTATATTATAGAGCCTTCCGGAGAGATAAAATTAAAATTTGATTGTGACTTTTTGAGCATATTTGATAGCGAAAGGGGATTGTATCAGTTTCAAGCGCAGTCAAATAAGAACAGTATCGGTGGACGATGGGGTCTCGTGGATATAAATGGGACAATATTGTTAGATCCTAAGTACGATGTGATTGAAAAAGCAGATGAAGACAAGCTTCTGGTTATCTATAAGACGGAAAGTGTATTTCAGGAAAGCAAATATCTGGATTATGATTTCAAACCACTGTTTGAGGAAAGCTTTGAGCATGCTGAACCGTTTTCGGATGGATTGGCACCTGCAAAACGTGAGAATGATACTTGGGGCCTGATGAATACGAATGGTGAGATCGTTCAAAGAATCAGCTGCAGCGATTTTTATTCTTATTCTGAAGAATTGTCAATTGTTGGAAGAGGAAAGCGTTTATGCGGAATCGATAAGAACGGGGATGCCGTATTTGAGGTACCTTATGAAGAAAGCAACAGTATCACTGGATTAAGAAGGGGATTTCAGGATGGTTTACTTTTATTTCGAGGGAAGAATGGAAAATACGGTTATATTGACAGGAATGGAGATGTAGTAATTCCCCCTGTATTTGATGATGCAGACCCGTTTGAAGATGGAAAAACATTTGTTGAAGTAAATGGTCAAGGAGGAGTAATTACACGAGATGGAATATAG
- a CDS encoding deoxyribonuclease IV translates to MRSENQLKIGCHLSSAKGFYAMGQDAIKINANTFQFFTRNPRGSRAKELDLEDVQQLLNLMTENGMERILAHSPYTLNPCSSEPKKWSFALETMKDDLERMEYLPGNFYNFHPGNHVGQGVEAGIKQVISLLNLVLTTKQSTMVLLETMSGKGTEVGSKFEELYQIMEGVEQSDKLGICLDTCHVFDAGYDIVNDLNGVLQEFDRIIGLDKLYAIHLNDSKNEISSHKDRHETIGNGKIGMEAILNILTHPKLSDLPFYLETPNDLAGHKAEIELIRAALNSGRN, encoded by the coding sequence ATGCGGTCTGAAAATCAGCTCAAAATCGGTTGTCATCTGTCGTCGGCTAAAGGGTTTTATGCAATGGGGCAGGATGCAATTAAAATAAATGCTAACACATTTCAGTTTTTTACAAGAAACCCAAGAGGGAGCCGAGCAAAGGAGCTGGACTTAGAAGATGTCCAACAACTTTTAAACTTAATGACTGAAAATGGTATGGAAAGAATTTTAGCACATTCCCCATATACTCTAAACCCTTGTTCTTCTGAACCGAAAAAGTGGAGTTTTGCGCTAGAGACTATGAAAGATGACTTAGAAAGAATGGAATATCTGCCGGGAAATTTTTATAATTTTCACCCGGGAAATCATGTGGGGCAAGGTGTAGAAGCTGGAATAAAACAGGTAATTTCGTTGTTAAATTTGGTTTTAACAACGAAGCAGTCAACGATGGTTCTTCTTGAAACGATGTCAGGCAAAGGAACAGAAGTCGGCAGTAAGTTTGAAGAACTGTATCAAATTATGGAAGGCGTTGAACAAAGCGATAAATTGGGGATCTGCTTGGATACCTGCCATGTTTTTGATGCCGGTTACGACATTGTAAATGATCTGAATGGGGTTCTCCAGGAATTTGATAGAATTATTGGACTGGACAAGCTTTATGCGATACATCTGAATGACAGTAAAAATGAAATCAGCAGTCATAAGGACCGCCATGAAACAATCGGGAACGGAAAGATCGGGATGGAAGCGATTCTTAATATTTTGACCCATCCGAAATTGTCGGATTTACCATTTTACTTGGAAACGCCGAATGATTTAGCCGGACATAAGGCAGAAATTGAACTGATCCGAGCTGCATTGAATTCAGGAAGAAATTAA
- a CDS encoding YbaK/EbsC family protein → MSIEKVREYFKQWNLEDKILEFGVSSATVELAASALGCEPERIAKTLSFKGDSGCILVVVAGDAKIDNRKYKEKFGIKAKMLKPDEVLELVGHAIGGVCPFAVKQDNSIYLDQSLKRFTTVFPACGSSNSVIELTIPELEKYADCMEWVDVCKGWGENAV, encoded by the coding sequence ATGTCGATTGAAAAAGTAAGAGAATATTTCAAACAATGGAATTTAGAAGATAAAATATTAGAGTTTGGTGTATCGAGTGCGACCGTTGAATTAGCAGCTTCAGCACTTGGGTGTGAACCTGAGCGCATTGCAAAGACACTATCGTTTAAAGGAGATTCGGGGTGTATTTTGGTTGTTGTTGCTGGTGATGCCAAAATAGATAATCGAAAATATAAAGAAAAATTTGGAATAAAGGCAAAAATGTTGAAACCGGATGAAGTGCTCGAATTGGTAGGACATGCTATTGGAGGGGTTTGCCCGTTTGCTGTAAAGCAAGATAATTCTATTTATCTCGATCAATCCTTAAAACGATTTACTACGGTATTTCCAGCCTGTGGAAGCAGTAATAGTGTGATAGAACTGACAATACCGGAATTGGAGAAATATGCAGATTGTATGGAGTGGGTGGATGTATGCAAAGGATGGGGTGAGAATGCGGTCTGA
- a CDS encoding peroxiredoxin, translating into MKIALRDRFPELKVETTKGSIQLPGDYAGKWFILFSHPADFTPVCTTEFVSFQKKMKQFNDLGVELIGLSVDSLESHHQWIQWIKDNIHVQIEFPVIDDEKRVVAETLGLIHPNEDETVAVRAVIIVDHNGKVRTILEYPKEIGRNIDEILRTAKALKMASIKKVFAPANWPHNEIIGDKVLFHREKGEDKTSDKECGIYSLADWFEYKNVNEND; encoded by the coding sequence ATGAAAATCGCATTAAGAGATAGATTTCCTGAACTTAAGGTAGAAACAACAAAAGGAAGCATTCAATTGCCGGGGGATTACGCAGGAAAGTGGTTTATTTTATTCAGCCATCCGGCAGACTTTACACCGGTATGCACTACTGAATTCGTATCTTTTCAGAAGAAAATGAAACAATTTAACGATTTAGGCGTGGAGTTGATCGGTCTAAGCGTAGATAGTTTGGAATCACATCATCAATGGATTCAATGGATCAAAGATAATATTCATGTACAAATTGAATTTCCGGTTATCGATGATGAAAAGAGAGTTGTTGCCGAGACACTTGGATTAATCCATCCGAATGAAGATGAAACAGTAGCAGTCAGAGCTGTTATTATAGTGGATCATAATGGTAAAGTGAGAACGATATTGGAATATCCAAAAGAGATTGGAAGAAACATTGATGAAATACTTAGAACAGCGAAAGCTTTAAAGATGGCTTCCATTAAAAAAGTATTTGCTCCAGCCAACTGGCCGCATAACGAAATCATAGGAGACAAGGTTTTATTTCATAGAGAAAAAGGAGAAGATAAAACATCGGATAAAGAATGCGGCATTTACAGCTTGGCAGATTGGTTTGAATATAAAAATGTGAATGAAAATGACTGA
- a CDS encoding DUF2892 domain-containing protein, protein MDRKMKCNVGKTEQIVRLTIGLAIVLLGIYFQSWWGIIGLVPLITGLTRYCPISDLLGISTYKTREQ, encoded by the coding sequence ATGGATCGGAAGATGAAATGTAATGTTGGAAAGACAGAGCAAATAGTCCGCCTTACGATTGGATTAGCGATTGTGCTTTTGGGTATTTACTTCCAAAGCTGGTGGGGAATTATTGGATTGGTACCTTTAATCACTGGACTGACACGTTATTGCCCAATTAGTGATCTTTTAGGAATCTCAACTTATAAGACGAGAGAACAATAA
- a CDS encoding amino acid permease, with the protein MEKNKKGLSAWQLTMMALGTVIGGSFFVGSSVAIRAAGPSIMIAYVLGGILVYFILIALSEMTVANPDSGSFRTFAEQAFGRGIGFIVGWVYWTGMVLAMSSEATAVSILVSKWIPNISIPLLGGAVIIGVTLINLLGADKLSKLESGLAAVKLFAIASFIVIAALLVLGIAFQTPAIGAGELSREPFMTGGIKGIAGSMLIVMFSYAGFEIIGLAASESENPRKTVPQAILYTILSLVGFYILSMAFLFPLIPAKNIKEDVSPMVAALNYQGIGWGSTALNIVMITAIISTMLAAMFGLGRMMRSLVSEGHAPNWLKDKTDVPYRGILFSGSAMLLGLGIGIFLPQIYLFLISSGGFALLFTYVMIMAAHIRLRKRNGCPPEGKCQMPGFPYTSWFSLISMIVIILSMPFIPGQVSGLIAGFTIIAVYSLIYIAIRLAGHSKEKKPFTKDLSEQEYTSMLSREFSEELIKPRKEEKNNGSEDEM; encoded by the coding sequence ATGGAAAAAAATAAAAAAGGATTATCTGCCTGGCAGCTTACGATGATGGCATTAGGAACGGTAATCGGAGGTTCCTTTTTCGTTGGATCGTCAGTTGCAATTCGTGCTGCGGGACCATCCATTATGATTGCTTATGTACTCGGTGGAATTTTGGTCTACTTTATATTGATCGCATTGTCTGAAATGACGGTTGCAAATCCGGATTCAGGTTCCTTTCGAACCTTTGCAGAGCAGGCTTTTGGGCGGGGAATCGGTTTTATTGTCGGATGGGTCTATTGGACGGGGATGGTTTTGGCAATGTCAAGTGAAGCAACGGCAGTGTCGATATTGGTAAGCAAGTGGATTCCGAATATTTCCATACCTTTACTTGGAGGTGCTGTCATCATTGGTGTGACACTTATTAATTTACTTGGAGCCGATAAATTAAGTAAATTGGAAAGCGGCCTTGCAGCGGTAAAACTATTTGCCATTGCCTCTTTTATCGTAATCGCAGCGTTATTGGTTTTAGGAATTGCCTTTCAAACTCCGGCGATCGGAGCAGGCGAATTAAGCAGAGAGCCCTTTATGACAGGCGGTATTAAAGGAATTGCCGGAAGTATGTTGATTGTCATGTTCAGCTATGCCGGATTCGAAATTATCGGACTTGCTGCTTCTGAAAGTGAGAATCCCAGAAAGACAGTCCCACAGGCAATTTTGTATACGATTTTATCCCTTGTCGGTTTTTATATCCTTTCCATGGCTTTTTTATTTCCGCTGATTCCTGCAAAAAATATCAAAGAAGATGTCAGTCCAATGGTGGCAGCTTTGAATTATCAGGGAATTGGATGGGGAAGTACAGCGCTGAATATTGTTATGATAACTGCAATTATATCGACGATGCTAGCAGCCATGTTTGGACTTGGCAGGATGATGCGTTCTCTCGTATCGGAAGGACATGCACCAAATTGGCTGAAAGATAAAACGGACGTTCCTTATCGAGGAATTTTGTTTTCTGGATCGGCGATGTTACTGGGGCTGGGGATCGGTATCTTTCTGCCGCAAATATATTTGTTTTTAATTAGTTCCGGAGGATTCGCACTGCTATTTACGTACGTGATGATTATGGCGGCACATATCCGGCTGCGTAAGAGAAACGGATGTCCGCCGGAAGGGAAATGCCAGATGCCTGGTTTCCCGTATACTTCATGGTTTTCTTTGATTAGCATGATTGTAATTATCCTCAGCATGCCTTTTATACCAGGACAAGTCTCGGGTTTGATTGCGGGTTTTACAATCATTGCAGTCTATTCTTTGATTTATATAGCAATTCGCTTAGCTGGACATTCAAAAGAAAAGAAACCTTTTACGAAAGACCTTTCAGAGCAGGAATACACATCAATGCTGTCACGAGAATTTTCTGAAGAATTGATAAAACCAAGAAAGGAGGAGAAAAATAATGGATCGGAAGATGAAATGTAA
- a CDS encoding MATE family efflux transporter — protein MNDDVVLQQDFQNPLSRPFDLFSLLRFAFPTIFMMVFVGMYTIVDTIFVARFIHTNALSSINIVCPAINLITGVGAMLAVGSSAVIARKMGEGNPEGACENLSFITIFGILLGLFLSVLGILFIKPVLHFLGASEILLPYCHIYLMVLLLFLPVNLLQLIFQTLFVTAGRPGLGFLLALVAGLINITFDYIFIAKWRIGIAGAAISDGIGFLIIAVSGILFFMRKKEVLHFSLPKFDLKLIIESAYNGSSEMVGQLSTAITTIFFNGLMMRYLGEEGVAGITIIIYSQFLLSTLYIGFSIGVAPIISYHYGSQNHAQLKKIFRMCIFLILLTSIFIFIVSILFAPHIVRFFSAEGSNVYCIALEGFFIFSFNFLFCGCNIFSSAFFTALSNGKVSALISFLRTFGFITTGLLILPNLFSVRGIWLAIPLAELLTFFFSITFLFLYRNKYEYM, from the coding sequence ATGAACGATGATGTTGTTTTGCAGCAAGATTTTCAGAATCCTCTCTCTCGGCCTTTTGATTTGTTTTCCCTTTTGAGGTTTGCCTTTCCCACTATTTTTATGATGGTTTTTGTCGGCATGTATACGATTGTCGATACTATTTTTGTTGCACGCTTTATTCATACAAATGCATTGTCATCCATAAATATTGTTTGTCCAGCGATTAACTTAATCACTGGGGTAGGTGCGATGCTTGCAGTAGGAAGCAGTGCTGTGATCGCAAGAAAAATGGGTGAAGGTAATCCTGAGGGTGCTTGTGAAAATCTCAGCTTTATTACAATTTTTGGGATTCTACTTGGTCTTTTTTTATCTGTCTTGGGAATACTTTTTATCAAACCGGTTCTTCATTTTCTTGGTGCAAGTGAGATACTGCTTCCATACTGCCACATCTATCTTATGGTTTTATTACTGTTTCTTCCGGTCAATCTATTGCAGCTTATTTTCCAAACACTGTTTGTAACCGCAGGAAGGCCCGGACTCGGATTTTTATTGGCACTTGTAGCAGGGCTGATTAACATCACATTTGATTATATTTTTATTGCTAAATGGCGAATTGGAATTGCCGGAGCTGCAATTTCAGATGGGATCGGTTTTCTTATAATTGCTGTCTCGGGGATTCTTTTTTTTATGAGAAAAAAAGAAGTATTGCATTTTAGTCTGCCGAAATTTGATTTAAAGCTAATCATTGAAAGTGCTTACAATGGTTCTTCTGAGATGGTTGGGCAGCTTTCTACTGCAATTACAACGATTTTTTTTAACGGTTTAATGATGAGATACTTAGGCGAAGAAGGGGTAGCAGGTATTACGATTATCATCTACTCACAATTTTTATTGAGCACATTATATATTGGATTTTCAATCGGTGTTGCGCCTATCATCAGCTATCATTATGGGAGTCAAAATCATGCACAATTAAAAAAAATTTTTCGCATGTGTATCTTTTTGATTTTATTGACATCAATATTTATATTTATTGTATCGATTTTATTTGCACCGCATATCGTCCGCTTTTTTTCTGCGGAAGGCTCAAATGTCTACTGCATTGCGCTTGAAGGATTTTTTATATTTTCTTTTAATTTCTTGTTTTGTGGATGTAATATTTTTTCTTCAGCTTTTTTTACGGCACTTTCGAACGGAAAAGTATCTGCGCTCATCTCTTTTTTGCGGACATTTGGATTTATAACAACAGGGCTATTAATACTACCGAACCTTTTTTCTGTAAGGGGTATTTGGCTGGCGATACCTTTAGCTGAGCTTTTAACTTTTTTCTTCTCTATTACTTTTCTTTTTCTGTATCGAAACAAATATGAATATATGTAA
- a CDS encoding GNAT family N-acetyltransferase has translation MSKNIKNIKLAIDYIEEHLAEPLNLSIVANAVHYSKYHLHRLFTSVVGMTMHDYIQRRKLTEAAKLLVFSDQSILEIAWIAGYESQQAFTTIFKEMYKKSPNQFRENEVYYPLQLKFMLHEHLVSTAEPELEDYIKFAEPEDMEIWMDLVRLVVDGFPCLIEEDYMRILNECIQEKRALILKKEAIAIGIMIFSYDTASIDFLGIHPQYQKLGIAKAFLNKVTRDICRGKEISITTFREGDKADTGYREIYKRLGFTEAEFLEEYGYPTQKFIFQSQVRRGNR, from the coding sequence TTGTCTAAAAATATTAAAAACATTAAATTAGCAATTGACTACATTGAAGAACATTTAGCGGAACCGTTGAATTTAAGCATCGTAGCAAATGCGGTTCATTATTCGAAGTACCACCTGCATCGCCTGTTTACAAGTGTAGTCGGTATGACAATGCATGACTATATACAGCGGCGAAAATTAACGGAAGCAGCAAAGCTGCTTGTCTTTTCGGATCAGTCTATCTTAGAAATTGCATGGATAGCAGGATACGAGAGTCAGCAGGCATTTACGACTATTTTTAAAGAGATGTATAAAAAATCACCAAACCAATTTCGAGAAAACGAAGTATATTATCCATTGCAGCTAAAGTTTATGTTGCATGAACATTTAGTTTCAACTGCGGAGCCGGAACTTGAAGATTATATCAAATTTGCAGAGCCTGAGGATATGGAAATATGGATGGATTTGGTACGCCTTGTGGTAGACGGATTTCCATGTCTTATCGAAGAGGATTACATGAGAATCTTGAATGAATGCATTCAAGAGAAACGGGCATTAATTCTAAAAAAAGAAGCAATTGCAATTGGTATCATGATTTTTTCTTATGATACGGCAAGTATCGACTTTTTAGGGATTCATCCTCAATATCAGAAGCTGGGAATTGCAAAAGCATTTTTGAATAAAGTGACGCGGGATATTTGCAGAGGAAAAGAAATCAGTATAACGACGTTTCGGGAGGGGGATAAAGCAGATACCGGATACCGTGAAATCTATAAACGTCTTGGATTTACAGAAGCAGAATTCTTAGAAGAGTATGGATATCCAACACAGAAATTTATTTTTCAATCACAGGTGAGGAGGGGAAACAGATGA